The DNA sequence GTCGTAGGTTAATGTGAATATAGTATCAGTGAGCCAGTGTCGAAAACTTTCGTTGTCACTGAACTGCTTGAATAGTTCGGTATCATCTTTGAGCAGAGCAACCATGACACGCATCAGTGCCTTGTCATGTTCAATGCGCGCGTTTTCCTTATCGGAATACTTGCGAGCATTCTGGTAGGCGGGGTCAGCCGCTACGCGCGCGGGAATTTCCTCAGTGATGAGCTTTTGTACCCGATCAGCGTCGGCCCAAGGGATATTGCCGAACTGTTCATTAAAAGCCTTAATTATGTTTGAGAGGCGATCGAGTTTAGGTTCAGGTTTGTGTCCACCGCTACCTGTAGGCACTGGTTCGATCTCGAAATCCGCATCGTTAAGTATGAGCTTCATGGTGGCCTGTTTCTCGATGCGGTAACTTTCCATGTCCACTGCTTGTAAAATGCCTTTGGATAGATCTTCTTCTTTGGGCGCAGGCAACTTCGGCACCAGAAAGTTGAGAAAGATCGATAGTTTTTCCCAGTCGGCGTTGGTGTATGGGAGAACCGACGATAGAAAACTATATG is a window from the Clostridia bacterium genome containing:
- a CDS encoding type I restriction endonuclease subunit R yields the protein YRFLICADKFQTGYDEPLLHTMYVDKVLSGVKAVQTLSRLNRSHPQKSDTFILDFVNDPEVIREAFEPYYRTTILADETDPNKLHDLKADLDGYQVYAPEQVDELVQLYLDGADRDRLDPILDACVAIYMEHLDEDGQIDFKGKAKAFLRTYSFLSSVLPYTNADWEKLSIFLNFLVPKLPAPKEEDLSKGILQAVDMESYRIEKQATMKLILNDADFEIEPVPTGSGGHKPEPKLDRLSNIIKAFNEQFGNIPWADADRVQKLITEEIPARVAADPAYQNARKYSDKENARIEHDKALMRVMVALLKDDTELFKQFSDNESFRHWLTDTIFTLTYDAPI